The DNA sequence CCGTCCCCTTCGTCTTCCACATCCGGATTGGCGATTCGCTCCAACACTTTGATCGCCCATCCTTGTTTTTTATATCCTCCGACCAGCTTCGGCGGGTTTTTCCGCAACTGCTCCAACAACGTTTGTTCGTCCATCGTCAAGCTTTTGCCTCCCTTGCGGTTTGCCTATCCACTCGTTTTATAATATATACAATACTTTTCAGAGAAATGCAAATGCCCAGAAGAACAGCATGCAAGGACTTTCACGATTTCGGAACCACTATCGATGAGCAACATCCCTTGTTCATTCACCATCCTTCTAGGCGAGCAGGGGAGGCGAGCGCATCAGCGGAAGATGGCGCGAAGGCCGTCGATATAAATCGCTCCGGCGTTTTTCCGTCCCGCTTCCGTTTCCATATAACGCACCGGCATCTCCAGCATGAGCGGAAGCGCGACATCGCTAGGCACAGCGGCCTGCACATATTTCCAACCGATCCAATCGACATGGCGGGCAAAATCGATCCAAATGCGGCGCCCGCTTCCATCCTGCAGCTGGGCGCGCAGCCAATGGCCGCTTCCGTCTCCATACACCCACATGCCAATCGCTTGCGGCCGTTTCGAAATCCAAATCGCTTCCTCCCGACTAGCATAGACGCCGGATGTCCCTGGCATCCCGCGAAAATCATATGAAATTTTCAGCGCCTGCTTTCCTTCTCTCACCTTTTCTGTCGTCCGCTCGACCGCAGCCCCCACATAGTTGACGCCCGATGCATTCCACTTCAACTCGTTCTCAAAATCATCAAGCACTTCTTCGCTTTCCCCGTTCTCTTGCGTCTCTTTGTACACAACAAGAAGCGCATTCGCCACCGGACGCGCAAATCCATCAGACGGCTTGTTTTCGACTTTGAGCTGCCCGTTTGGCTGGCGGACGACAAAGGTCGAAGAACCGCCGCCATCGAGCGTCATCGCATCGACGGCGCCAAGCTCATGCATCAGTTTGGCCAGCTCATTCAACGTCATGCCTTGGCTATGAGCAGGCTGGCGGCCATCGACAACGACGAGCATGACATTTCCGTTCTTGTCAATGCCGACGGCTGTACGCGGATGGACTCCTTTAATCGAAAACGGCTGCACTTTTCCATCCGCCACCAACCGGTATCGGCCGCCGAGCGCTTCTTTCACCCCACTCCATTCGGGCTGGTCATACTGAAGGGAAATTTCCACCGCATCCCCTTCTTTCGCCTGCCGCAAATAGTCACTCGCCCGGCCATGGCCCGATAGCACGAGCTCTCCAGGCTGGAGCGGTTCATTGCCTTGACCGACTACCACTTTCTTCACCGTTCCGGTGACCGTTCCATTCCCGTTCAACACCCCTTGTACATTCGTCAGCACGACTTCCGTCCCAAGAGCGTTCGTTTTCGTGGAGGCAGCGAAATACGGGGTGTACAAAATCAACTGATGAGCGCGCCGCGGCTTGTTGATGCCATCGACGGGATATGAGCCTCCTTCTCCAATTCGAACGCCAATTTGAACATCTGGGTTTCCAATCATCGGCTTTCCATCAGCGCTGATGCCAAAAATCGTCCGTTCCGCCGCCGGCGTTGTATTCGTCATCACGATCTCTCCCCGGTGCACCATCAAATCGGTCGGCGAACCATCCTCTTTGAAATAATCGCCGTTCACCGCCGCCAGTACGATTCCGTCGCGGCCATCGTACCGTTTTGCCTGCTCAAGCACCGGTTCAATGCCAAGCACTTGATCATTGGACAGCGCCGTCTCAATGGCCAGCCTCTCATTCGACGTATCGATGTCAAGCTTGTACACATGCTGCTTGCCGCGCGCGCCGACGATTTCCATTTCCTCTTTTTCCACCCCGGAGGCGATGCGCGTCGACACCTCCTTTACCACCGTGCCGACCGCCAGTTGTTTCGCTCCGTACCACCCAGGATTGACAAGCTTCAGCTTCTCCTTTGACGGCGTTTTATACACAACATGCCCTTTGATATTGGTGACGTAATATCCACCGCCAACCCCGTATTGGCCGCCAAACGCCTCGTCATACGAATACACCCGGTACTGTTCTCCAGGCTGCAACACGCGGACAAACGTCAGCGCCCCGTTTTCCCGTTTCCATAGGTTAATCGGTTTCACGATCTCCAATTTTCCAATCTGCCCCTGCACGAGGCGCATGCCTTCCCAGTAGACGACATTCGCTCCGGCATCCGCTTCTGCCGCCTGCAGCGCCGTCCATGCGGCCAACACCGCCCCGACCCCAATGCGGATGATGTTCTTCGCTTTTCCCACTAGTCCTATTTTCCTCTCTTTCTATCATTTTGTTGCCACTGATTCTATTATACGACAAACTTCTACAAAAAGGGGGATCATTTTCCATTTATTTAGTCCAAAAAAAAGAACGTCCCAGCACTGCTGGGACGCCCTGTAGAAGCGAAAACATCATCCGCGGTCACGGAGTATAAAACTCTTGAGAGTAGTAGGGTTGATGAAATGAATTGAACGCCACCCCAACGCCGAGGCGGGTAAAGTCCGGATATAAAAGGTTTTGCCGATGACCGAGCGAGTGCATCCACGCTTCATGGACAAAAATCGCATCGTATTGTCCGTAGGCGATGTTCTCTCCCGCCACGCGATACGCGATGCCACGGCGCTTCAGGCGGTCAAACGGCGACAGGCCTTGCAAGTTCGTATGAGAGAAGTAGTGATGGACCGCCATATCTTCGCTATGTTCACGGGCGGCCGCCGCCGCCTTCGCATCCCACGCGAGCGCCGGAAGTCCGTGCAAGCGGCGCGCCGCATTTGCTAAATCAAAAATTTGATATTCATAGGCCGTGCGCAGCTCCTCCGTCGGCGTTCCGTAAAACCCGGGCTTTTCATCCTCGAGCGCCCGATTGACGACAAGCACGCCATCCACCCGGTTGTTGTTGTACCGGTCATAAAAGAAGGTGACGTAGCGGCCGTTGACAAGATAGGTCCCGTATTCGTCATTTTGAATGTCGTAGACGGCATCCTTTTTTTGGATGAAGGCGAGCGGCCGACCGTAGCGCGCTTCCACCACCGTTTTCGCCGTTCCGATGCCCGTTCCTTTTTTCGTTTGGACAATCGGCTGATTCGTGTACATCGCCGCCACCCGATCACGGTCATAGCTCACCATCAAAAAGTTTTTGTAACCGCCTTGATCATACGCCTCCCAATATAGGCCGTAGGCGTTTTTCGTCTTGCGCTTCGCCGTGCCGTACATCGCTTCGACCTTGGCGCGCGAGTCGCCGATCGCCACCCCGTTCATCGTGACATCCGCCATGCTTGTTTTCGCCTGCTGCACGCATAAAGCAGCGGCCAACTTCTCTCTTGACGGCGTTTCATAGCGGACGCGGGCATCGTTCTTGATCCCATATCCTCGGCCGACACCAAAATAGCCGCCGCCTAGCGCGTACACGCGATACACCGCACCGCTTGGCAGC is a window from the Geobacillus stearothermophilus ATCC 12980 genome containing:
- a CDS encoding phosphodiester glycosidase family protein; the protein is MGKAKNIIRIGVGAVLAAWTALQAAEADAGANVVYWEGMRLVQGQIGKLEIVKPINLWKRENGALTFVRVLQPGEQYRVYSYDEAFGGQYGVGGGYYVTNIKGHVVYKTPSKEKLKLVNPGWYGAKQLAVGTVVKEVSTRIASGVEKEEMEIVGARGKQHVYKLDIDTSNERLAIETALSNDQVLGIEPVLEQAKRYDGRDGIVLAAVNGDYFKEDGSPTDLMVHRGEIVMTNTTPAAERTIFGISADGKPMIGNPDVQIGVRIGEGGSYPVDGINKPRRAHQLILYTPYFAASTKTNALGTEVVLTNVQGVLNGNGTVTGTVKKVVVGQGNEPLQPGELVLSGHGRASDYLRQAKEGDAVEISLQYDQPEWSGVKEALGGRYRLVADGKVQPFSIKGVHPRTAVGIDKNGNVMLVVVDGRQPAHSQGMTLNELAKLMHELGAVDAMTLDGGGSSTFVVRQPNGQLKVENKPSDGFARPVANALLVVYKETQENGESEEVLDDFENELKWNASGVNYVGAAVERTTEKVREGKQALKISYDFRGMPGTSGVYASREEAIWISKRPQAIGMWVYGDGSGHWLRAQLQDGSGRRIWIDFARHVDWIGWKYVQAAVPSDVALPLMLEMPVRYMETEAGRKNAGAIYIDGLRAIFR
- a CDS encoding CAP domain-containing protein, whose protein sequence is MRKWVQAVAIGMLLAAAGWLWMPSSSMVKAGGCGERVGTEKVWWDGAELKPGQIGRVTVVAPTELWLSNKAVKTLPSGAVYRVYALGGGYFGVGRGYGIKNDARVRYETPSREKLAAALCVQQAKTSMADVTMNGVAIGDSRAKVEAMYGTAKRKTKNAYGLYWEAYDQGGYKNFLMVSYDRDRVAAMYTNQPIVQTKKGTGIGTAKTVVEARYGRPLAFIQKKDAVYDIQNDEYGTYLVNGRYVTFFYDRYNNNRVDGVLVVNRALEDEKPGFYGTPTEELRTAYEYQIFDLANAARRLHGLPALAWDAKAAAAAREHSEDMAVHHYFSHTNLQGLSPFDRLKRRGIAYRVAGENIAYGQYDAIFVHEAWMHSLGHRQNLLYPDFTRLGVGVAFNSFHQPYYSQEFYTP